One genomic window of Tachypleus tridentatus isolate NWPU-2018 chromosome 12, ASM421037v1, whole genome shotgun sequence includes the following:
- the LOC143234530 gene encoding oxidoreductase NAD-binding domain-containing protein 1-like isoform X2: protein MQARRFTQLTLFCKSSTKFSNTLYTKICCRHIFRSLVTSKKRVEHLTLTAKQFRQMRIFKASVQKIENSSPSVRKILVRIEEPGFEYKAGQWVDFFIPGIEQVAGYSMTSAPSMVQEAGLMELAIRYSDYPPTRWIHKECEPGKEISVRVGGDFFYDPQPDNIEAKCDILLIGGGVGINPVASITQHYCYLKSESSTDPVIQPGKLKLFYSARTEKELIYRDLFRHLQSTHSTISCYFFVTRERDKSHISPDTKGGRITKTHLKSALEDLSSNVVCYVCGPSPMIDDIALQLEELGIKKNRIKYEKWW from the exons ATGCAAGCCAGAAGATTTACCCAGCtgacattattttgtaaatcaaGTACGAAGTTTAGTAACACCTTGTATACAAAAAT ttgcTGTAGACACATCTTTAGAAGTTTAGTAACTTCTAAGAAAAGGGTAGAACACTTGACTTTAACTGCCAAACAGTTCCGACAAATG AGAATATTTAAAGCATCAGTGCAGAAAATTGAAAATTCGTCACCATCCGTGAGAAAGATTTTAGTGAGAATAGAAGAACCAGGATTTGAATACAAAGCAGGACAATG GGTGGATTTCTTCATACCTGGAATAGAACAGGTGGCAGGATACAGTATGACATCAGCTCCCTCTATGGTTCAAGAAGCTGGTTTAATGGAGTTAGCCATACGGTATAGTGACTACCCTCCGACTCGCTGGATACACAAGGAG TGTGAGCCAGGAAAGGAGATATCGGTGAGAGTTGGTGGTGATTTCTTTTATGATCCACAACCAGACAATATTGAAGCAAAATGTGACATTTTACTCATTGGAGGAGGTGTCGGGATTAATCCAGTAGCCTCCATTACTCAACATTATTGTTACCTGAAGAGTGAAAGCTCAACTGATCCAGTTATTCAACCAGGAAAGCTGAAACTATTTTACAGTGCTCGTACTGAAAAGGAGCTTATATACAGG gaCCTCTTTAGACATCTGCAGTCTACCCATTCCACCATCAGCTGCTACTTTTTTGTGACAAGAGAAAGAGATAAGTCCCACATATCACCTGACACAAAag gTGGTCGAATAACTAAAACCCATTTAAAGTCGGCACTTGAGGACTTGTCTTCCAATGTTGTATGTTATGTGTGTGGTCCATCACCGATGATAGATGACATAGCTCTTCAACTGGAGGAATTGGGCATAAAAAAGAACAGGATTAAATATGAGAAATGGTGGTAA
- the LOC143234530 gene encoding oxidoreductase NAD-binding domain-containing protein 1-like isoform X1 — protein MQARRFTQLTLFCKSSTKFSNTLYTKICCRHIFRSLVTSKKRVEHLTLTAKQFRQMRIFKASVQKIENSSPSVRKILVRIEEPGFEYKAGQWVDFFIPGIEQVAGYSMTSAPSMVQEAGLMELAIRYSDYPPTRWIHKECEPGKEISVRVGGDFFYDPQPDNIEAKCDILLIGGGVGINPVASITQHYCYLKSESSTDPVIQPGKLKLFYSARTEKELIYRDLFRHLQSTHSTISCYFFVTRERDKSHISPDTKGFCFVSGGRITKTHLKSALEDLSSNVVCYVCGPSPMIDDIALQLEELGIKKNRIKYEKWW, from the exons ATGCAAGCCAGAAGATTTACCCAGCtgacattattttgtaaatcaaGTACGAAGTTTAGTAACACCTTGTATACAAAAAT ttgcTGTAGACACATCTTTAGAAGTTTAGTAACTTCTAAGAAAAGGGTAGAACACTTGACTTTAACTGCCAAACAGTTCCGACAAATG AGAATATTTAAAGCATCAGTGCAGAAAATTGAAAATTCGTCACCATCCGTGAGAAAGATTTTAGTGAGAATAGAAGAACCAGGATTTGAATACAAAGCAGGACAATG GGTGGATTTCTTCATACCTGGAATAGAACAGGTGGCAGGATACAGTATGACATCAGCTCCCTCTATGGTTCAAGAAGCTGGTTTAATGGAGTTAGCCATACGGTATAGTGACTACCCTCCGACTCGCTGGATACACAAGGAG TGTGAGCCAGGAAAGGAGATATCGGTGAGAGTTGGTGGTGATTTCTTTTATGATCCACAACCAGACAATATTGAAGCAAAATGTGACATTTTACTCATTGGAGGAGGTGTCGGGATTAATCCAGTAGCCTCCATTACTCAACATTATTGTTACCTGAAGAGTGAAAGCTCAACTGATCCAGTTATTCAACCAGGAAAGCTGAAACTATTTTACAGTGCTCGTACTGAAAAGGAGCTTATATACAGG gaCCTCTTTAGACATCTGCAGTCTACCCATTCCACCATCAGCTGCTACTTTTTTGTGACAAGAGAAAGAGATAAGTCCCACATATCACCTGACACAAAag gtttctgttttgtttcaggTGGTCGAATAACTAAAACCCATTTAAAGTCGGCACTTGAGGACTTGTCTTCCAATGTTGTATGTTATGTGTGTGGTCCATCACCGATGATAGATGACATAGCTCTTCAACTGGAGGAATTGGGCATAAAAAAGAACAGGATTAAATATGAGAAATGGTGGTAA